Part of the Equus caballus isolate H_3958 breed thoroughbred chromosome 18, TB-T2T, whole genome shotgun sequence genome is shown below.
GGACCCGAAGAGCAGGCCAAGTTTTATACGCCAGACGCGGCCGCCGGGCCAGAGGAGCGTGGCCGTGCCAGGCCCTCCTTCGTCCCCGAGTCTAGCCTGGCCCCCGCGGCCGCTGCTCTCAAAGCGGCCAAGTACGACTACGTGGGTGTGGGCCGTGCTGCGCCGGGCTCTGCAGCCCTGCTCGAAGGGACCCCGTGCGCCGCCGGCTTCAAGGACGACGCCAAGGGCCCGCTCAACTTGAACATGACAGTGCAGGCGGCAGGCGTCACCTCTTGCTTGCGACCTTCGCTGCCGGACGGTAAACGGTGGCCACGCTCCCCGGGCCAGTTTGAGCCGGGATGGGAGGTGGGGTGCAGGGGAGAGTGTGTAGGGGGAGGGAGCCGCCTGGGTGGGCAGGCAACAGGGAGCAGGCCAGGCTGACTTGGGTTGGGGCTGTGTTGCAGGCCTGCCGTGGGGGGCGGCCCCGGGGAGAGCCCGCAAGAAGCGGAAACCCTACACCAAGCAGCAGATTGCGGAGCTGGAGAACGAATTCCTCCTCAACGAATTCATCAACCGGCAGAAGCGCAAGGAATTGTCCAACAGGCTTAACCTCAGCGACCAGCAGGTCAAAATTTGGTTCCAGAACCGGCGTATGAAGAAGAAGCGCGTGGTGCTGCGCGAGCAGGCGCTGGCGCTATACTAGTCCGGAGGGTGGCCACCGCCCCGCGGGTCCGGATCTGCCTTTTAGAGCCAAGGCCTGGTGTGGAGGAAGAGCTGAAACTGGGGcttttccttccccttcttcTCCGCTGTTCCCAGGTACCCTCCCGCTCAGTATGCAGCCCCAGAAGCCAGCAGACTTGGAGACCTGGCCAGTTGGGCCTTTACGCTTTCGCCTTTTTCAGAGGGGCATGAGAAGGTTGCAACACAACCTTGGCCTTGAGTTTTCCCGAGTAGGGGTCACCTGTTC
Proteins encoded:
- the HOXD12 gene encoding homeobox protein Hox-D12, with the translated sequence MCERSLYRAGYVGSLLNLQSPDSFYFSNLRPNGGQLAALPPISYPRGALPWATTPASCAPAQPAGATAFGSFSQPYLAGSGPLGLQPLGAKDGPEEQAKFYTPDAAAGPEERGRARPSFVPESSLAPAAAALKAAKYDYVGVGRAAPGSAALLEGTPCAAGFKDDAKGPLNLNMTVQAAGVTSCLRPSLPDGLPWGAAPGRARKKRKPYTKQQIAELENEFLLNEFINRQKRKELSNRLNLSDQQVKIWFQNRRMKKKRVVLREQALALY